The Primulina tabacum isolate GXHZ01 chromosome 16, ASM2559414v2, whole genome shotgun sequence genome window below encodes:
- the LOC142530010 gene encoding small ribosomal subunit protein eS24z-like, with protein MADKAVTIRTRKFMTNRLLSRKQFIIDVLHPGRPNVSKAELKEKLARMYEVRDPNAIFVFKFRTHFGGGKSTGFGLIYDSVENAKKFEPKYRLIRNGLDTKVEKSRKQMKERKNRAKKIRGVKKTKAGDAAKAGKKK; from the exons ATGGCGGACAAGGCAGTAACTATCAGAACAAGGAAGTTCATGACTAATCGTCTTCTTTCCAGGAAACAATTT ATTATTGATGTGTTGCATCCAGGAAGGCCTAATGTTTCTAAG GCTGAGTTGAAGGAGAAATTGGCGAGGATGTATGAGGTAAGGGATCCAAATGCCATCTTTGTGTTCAAATTCAGGACACACTTTGGAGGAGGCAAATCTACTGGGTTTGGTTTAATCTACGATTCAGTCGAAAATGCCAAGAAATTTGAGCCAAAGTACAGGCTCATCAGG AATGGTCTAGACACCAAGGTCGAAAAGTCAAGGAAGCAAATGAAAGAAAGGAAGAACAGAGCCAAGAAGATCCGTGGTGTTAAGAAG ACGAAGGCGGGAGATGCTGCCAAGGCTGGCAAGAAGAAATAA
- the LOC142529929 gene encoding uncharacterized protein LOC142529929 yields MKVHPAPRKHNIALRYDVASALALANSCRQKKLRRLPHIYEKVLELPFHPDADVSIDETSEALRFVAATDDISGDIRADAVEICPGITKIVIRGNGVVDLSGTELEIDLWRFRLPASTRPELVSAAYDGGELVVTVPKGADDEDEDGGGDIGGGSLVFVQ; encoded by the coding sequence ATGAAGGTTCACCCCGCACCAAGAAAGCACAATATCGCGCTGCGATACGATGTTGCATCAGCACTCGCTCTTGCGAACAGCTGCCGACAGAAGAAGCTGCGGCGGCTGCCCCACATCTATGAGAAGGTTCTAGAGCTGCCCTTTCACCCAGACGCCGACGTCTCGATTGACGAAACATCCGAGGCCCTACGATTTGTCGCCGCTACGGATGACATCAGCGGTGACATAAGGGCCGATGCCGTTGAGATCTGCCCCGGAATTACTAAGATTGTCATAAGGGGTAACGGTGTCGTTGATTTGTCGGGTACTGAGTTGGAGATCGATTTGTGGCGGTTTCGGCTCCCCGCTTCGACCCGGCCGGAGCTGGTATCCGCCGCTTATGACGGCGGTGAGCTGGTGGTGACGGTTCCGAAGGGAGCGGATGACGAGGATGAAGATGGCGGTGGGGATATTGGAGGTGGCAGCCTTGTTTTTGTACAGTAA